A stretch of Borrelia turcica IST7 DNA encodes these proteins:
- the rbfA gene encoding 30S ribosome-binding factor RbfA, whose product MEKEIRKTKLESLLVQEIGNLIVTKGIKDPRVHEFLTVVRVEVSNDLINAKVFIGSIKEGASLDNAIKALNNAKGFIQGEIVKRIKVRNTPKLNFLRDDTISKAFYVNKIIENLNINKE is encoded by the coding sequence ATGGAAAAAGAAATCAGAAAGACAAAGCTTGAGAGTTTATTGGTTCAAGAGATTGGCAATTTAATAGTAACAAAGGGTATTAAGGATCCTAGGGTTCATGAATTTTTGACTGTTGTTAGAGTTGAAGTCTCAAATGATTTAATAAATGCTAAAGTTTTTATTGGGTCTATTAAGGAAGGTGCTTCTCTTGACAATGCTATTAAAGCCTTGAATAATGCTAAGGGCTTTATTCAGGGAGAGATTGTAAAGAGGATTAAGGTTAGAAATACTCCAAAATTAAATTTTTTAAGGGATGATACTATTTCTAAGGCTTTTTATGTTAATAAAATAATTGAAAATTTAAATATTAATAAAGAATAA
- the pnp gene encoding polyribonucleotide nucleotidyltransferase yields MKKVLKLKIGREELILETGLLAKQANGSVLATYGGSTVLATVCCSDSVREDLDFVPLSVEYNEKYYAAGKIPGGFIKRESKPKDKEVLVSRLIDRPMRPLFDKRFGRDIQVVPTTLSTDQMNPPDIVGMNAAFTAVFLSNIPFNGPIAAVRIAYLNNEFIVNPSFEEIQESLLDIVVAGSLDGITMVEGGANEVSEEILLVAIDKAYEYIKQICDMQKEFVSIVGHREKLPLAYEERVFEFKDELKDLIYSELKEACFVSGKLNRDEAIKLVKKKAHEHFSSLDKINDENERLFVKAFDDFEQEIVRKSILENNLRTDGRTPKDIRNIFAEVDLLNRTHGSALFTRGETQALAVTTLGTSIDEQIMDDIDGDKRLNFMLHYNFPPFSVGETGRLMTGRREIGHGHLAQRSLEAMLPKKDDFPYTIRVVSEVLESNGSSSMATVCSGSMSLMAAGVPVKEQVAGIAMGLISDGDKYVVLSDILGEEDHLGDMDFKVAGTKNGITGFQMDIKILNVTRQLMKDALEQARVGRMHILSIMDSVISKSRVDISVNAPKILQLQIDIDKISLVIGSTGKTVKAITDEFEVRVQIEQDGRITLFGADGLKMQKAKERIESIVREPKVGEIYEGIVKKINSFGAFIELTPTKEGFLSTRTRLRDDRYGSSRSSRYGDSRNSRYGDNKRGIGVRPPRLEEGQRVKVKITDIDKFGKIELEFVRD; encoded by the coding sequence TTGAAAAAAGTTTTGAAGTTGAAAATAGGAAGAGAAGAATTGATTTTAGAAACAGGCTTATTGGCTAAGCAAGCAAATGGTTCAGTTCTTGCCACTTATGGGGGCTCTACTGTGCTTGCTACAGTTTGTTGTTCAGATTCAGTACGTGAAGACTTGGATTTTGTACCTCTTTCGGTTGAATATAATGAAAAATATTATGCTGCTGGAAAAATTCCTGGGGGATTTATTAAAAGAGAAAGTAAGCCTAAGGATAAGGAAGTGCTTGTTTCTAGGTTAATAGACAGACCTATGAGACCTCTTTTTGATAAGAGGTTTGGAAGAGACATTCAAGTTGTGCCAACAACTCTATCTACGGATCAAATGAATCCTCCTGATATTGTTGGTATGAATGCTGCTTTTACGGCAGTTTTTTTATCGAATATTCCATTTAATGGCCCAATTGCGGCTGTTAGGATAGCGTATTTAAATAATGAGTTTATAGTTAATCCTTCCTTTGAAGAGATTCAGGAATCTTTACTTGATATTGTTGTTGCAGGTAGTCTAGATGGGATTACTATGGTTGAGGGTGGTGCTAATGAGGTTAGTGAGGAGATATTGCTTGTTGCAATAGATAAAGCATATGAATATATTAAGCAAATATGTGATATGCAAAAGGAATTTGTATCTATTGTTGGGCATAGGGAAAAGTTACCACTTGCTTATGAGGAGAGAGTATTTGAGTTTAAGGATGAACTTAAAGATTTAATTTATTCTGAGCTTAAGGAAGCTTGTTTTGTTTCAGGCAAACTTAATAGAGATGAAGCTATAAAATTAGTAAAGAAAAAGGCTCATGAACATTTTTCTTCTCTTGATAAGATAAATGATGAGAATGAAAGGCTTTTTGTAAAAGCTTTTGATGATTTTGAACAAGAAATTGTTAGGAAATCAATTCTTGAAAATAATCTTAGGACAGATGGTCGTACTCCTAAAGATATAAGAAATATTTTTGCAGAAGTTGATCTTTTAAATAGAACACATGGTTCTGCTCTTTTTACAAGGGGTGAGACTCAGGCTTTAGCTGTAACTACTTTGGGAACAAGTATTGATGAACAGATAATGGATGATATTGATGGGGACAAGCGTCTTAATTTTATGCTTCACTATAATTTTCCTCCTTTTTCTGTTGGAGAGACAGGAAGGCTTATGACAGGAAGGCGTGAGATTGGACATGGCCATTTGGCTCAAAGATCTTTGGAGGCTATGTTGCCTAAGAAGGATGACTTTCCATATACTATTAGGGTAGTATCTGAAGTGTTGGAATCAAATGGGTCTTCTTCAATGGCTACAGTATGTTCTGGTAGTATGTCTTTAATGGCTGCTGGGGTTCCTGTTAAGGAGCAGGTTGCAGGAATTGCTATGGGACTTATTAGCGATGGTGATAAATATGTTGTTTTGAGTGATATTTTGGGGGAAGAGGATCACTTGGGTGATATGGACTTTAAGGTGGCAGGAACTAAAAACGGGATTACTGGGTTTCAGATGGACATTAAGATTTTAAATGTTACAAGGCAGTTAATGAAGGATGCTCTTGAGCAGGCTAGGGTAGGAAGAATGCATATTTTATCTATTATGGATTCTGTAATTTCAAAATCAAGAGTGGATATATCTGTTAATGCCCCTAAGATTCTTCAATTACAAATTGATATTGATAAAATTTCTCTTGTTATTGGGTCTACTGGTAAGACAGTTAAAGCCATTACAGATGAATTTGAAGTTAGAGTGCAAATTGAACAGGATGGAAGGATTACTCTTTTTGGGGCTGATGGTTTAAAGATGCAAAAAGCAAAAGAGAGAATAGAGAGCATTGTTAGGGAACCTAAGGTTGGGGAAATCTATGAAGGAATTGTTAAAAAGATTAACAGCTTTGGAGCTTTCATTGAGCTTACTCCTACAAAGGAAGGGTTTTTAAGTACCAGAACAAGACTTAGAGATGATAGATATGGTAGTAGTAGAAGTTCTAGGTATGGCGATAGTAGGAATTCTAGGTATGGCGATAACAAACGAGGGATAGGTGTTCGTCCTCCAAGATTAGAGGAAGGGCAAAGAGTTAAGGTTAAGATAACCGATATAGATAAATTTGGCAAGATTGAGCTTGAATTCGTTAGAGATTAA
- a CDS encoding LptF/LptG family permease yields MKVLKNNYESYIITEFFKYFLITFLFFFFVFFINQILFFMRILLQNYVPFFKAFIFVIYSLPMVIALSPPFAALISVVLTVHRFKLNNEILAFRSIGISILDLLVPFFKLGVIIAFISFISNDFLLPLGSIGRLKIFNEIKEEVPHLVLKPYSSKQYGDLIFVSGEKSETGYKNVTFFDNTRLKGYDRVFMAKNLNIQKENYQVYFILNDVLSIALTDDESGFYDYFYADRMKYSIDQVTFSDGFLLNYVTPSQMSIRDVIKLVDNQTKLIEDLDIQNDLEEDFLNLNFSNSYLSYLYDKSKILDEMSVLENVDYMYNLNLNYSPYEDMSAKRNYALFSLELYQKISLPLSVLFFIFLAFGMGMYSNKKYSIILELVISILICVVYWVMFIGGKVYTVQNAPNPFLVAVLPNVLLIFAGVILFLRLLKK; encoded by the coding sequence ATGAAAGTATTAAAAAACAATTATGAATCTTATATAATTACTGAATTTTTTAAGTATTTTTTAATTACTTTTTTATTTTTTTTCTTTGTATTTTTTATAAATCAAATACTTTTTTTTATGAGAATACTTCTTCAAAATTATGTCCCCTTCTTTAAGGCTTTTATTTTTGTCATATATTCTCTTCCTATGGTAATTGCGCTCTCTCCTCCTTTTGCAGCTTTAATCTCAGTGGTACTTACTGTTCATAGGTTTAAGCTTAATAATGAAATATTAGCTTTCAGATCAATTGGAATATCTATTTTAGATTTATTAGTTCCTTTTTTTAAGTTGGGGGTAATTATTGCATTTATTTCGTTTATTTCAAATGATTTTTTACTTCCTCTTGGTTCTATTGGTAGGTTAAAGATTTTTAATGAAATAAAAGAAGAAGTCCCTCATTTGGTATTAAAGCCTTATTCAAGTAAACAATATGGAGATTTAATATTTGTATCCGGGGAAAAATCAGAGACGGGATATAAGAATGTTACTTTTTTTGATAATACTAGACTTAAGGGTTATGATAGGGTATTTATGGCTAAAAATCTTAATATCCAAAAAGAAAATTATCAGGTATATTTCATTTTAAATGATGTATTGTCAATTGCTTTAACAGATGATGAGAGTGGATTTTATGACTATTTTTATGCGGATCGAATGAAATATTCAATTGATCAAGTTACATTTAGCGATGGGTTTTTATTAAATTATGTAACTCCTTCTCAGATGAGCATAAGAGATGTTATTAAACTTGTTGATAATCAAACTAAATTAATTGAAGATTTAGATATACAAAATGATTTAGAAGAAGATTTTTTGAATTTGAATTTTTCAAATAGTTATTTAAGTTATTTGTATGATAAGAGTAAGATATTAGACGAGATGTCTGTTCTTGAAAATGTGGACTACATGTATAATTTAAATTTAAATTATAGTCCTTATGAGGATATGTCAGCTAAGAGAAATTATGCTCTTTTTTCCCTGGAGCTTTATCAAAAAATTAGCCTACCATTATCTGTTTTATTTTTTATTTTTTTGGCTTTTGGCATGGGCATGTATTCAAATAAAAAATATTCTATTATTCTTGAGCTTGTAATTTCAATTTTGATTTGTGTTGTCTATTGGGTAATGTTTATTGGTGGTAAAGTGTATACTGTGCAGAATGCCCCAAATCCTTTTCTTGTTGCTGTTTTACCAAATGTGTTATTAATCTTTGCGGGAGTGATACTTTTTTTGAGACTTTTAAAGAAATGA
- the rpsO gene encoding 30S ribosomal protein S15: MISKEQKQKIVSEFGKNANDTGSVEVQVALITDRIKYLTEHLKINKKDYSSKRGLLKLVGQRRSLLRYYQSKNLEAYRTLIAKLGLRK, from the coding sequence ATGATCAGTAAGGAACAGAAGCAAAAAATAGTTTCAGAATTTGGAAAGAATGCAAATGATACAGGTTCTGTTGAAGTTCAGGTAGCTTTAATAACGGATAGAATAAAATATTTAACAGAACATTTAAAAATAAATAAGAAAGATTATAGCTCAAAAAGAGGTTTATTGAAGTTGGTTGGACAGAGAAGAAGTTTATTAAGATATTATCAGAGTAAAAATTTGGAAGCTTACAGAACTTTAATAGCTAAACTTGGACTTAGAAAGTAA
- the truB gene encoding tRNA pseudouridine(55) synthase TruB, which yields MNGIVLLNKRNGVTSCESLFPLKKYFARSRVGHTGTLDKFASGLLVVLIGKYTSLSSYITSLDKEYIAEFEFGIETDTLDPNGNIVNKRDYIPSIEELNLGLKSFKGEIYQVPPKFSSVHIKGKRAYKLALKGESFELQPRKVNVYDIQVLSYNATSHILKLKINCSKGTYIRSIARDLALSLGSCAYVKSLTRIKVGDFRLDNACFYENLNNDSLISLESLGLFEVIYIESSMIKSVKNGVYINIVINLGEFKIFKNRDEEILAVVCGIALNKYKYVIMF from the coding sequence ATGAATGGAATTGTTTTATTAAATAAAAGAAATGGAGTCACTTCTTGTGAGTCTCTATTTCCTTTAAAAAAATATTTTGCTAGAAGTCGCGTTGGACATACAGGGACTCTTGATAAGTTTGCTAGTGGACTTTTGGTTGTTCTTATTGGGAAATATACTAGTCTTTCAAGTTATATTACATCTTTGGATAAAGAATATATAGCAGAGTTTGAATTCGGAATTGAAACTGATACTCTTGACCCTAATGGTAATATAGTAAATAAAAGAGATTACATCCCAAGTATAGAGGAATTAAATCTTGGACTTAAGTCTTTTAAGGGTGAGATTTATCAAGTTCCTCCTAAATTTTCTTCAGTGCATATTAAGGGAAAGAGAGCTTATAAACTGGCTCTTAAAGGAGAGTCTTTTGAACTTCAACCTAGAAAAGTTAATGTGTATGATATACAAGTCTTAAGCTACAACGCTACTTCTCATATTTTAAAACTAAAAATCAATTGTTCTAAGGGAACCTATATTAGAAGTATAGCAAGAGATTTGGCCTTATCTTTGGGCTCATGTGCTTATGTGAAGAGTCTTACAAGAATTAAGGTTGGAGATTTTAGATTGGATAATGCTTGCTTTTATGAAAATTTAAATAACGATTCTTTGATAAGTTTAGAATCTTTAGGTCTTTTTGAAGTAATTTATATTGAATCTAGCATGATTAAATCTGTTAAGAATGGTGTTTATATTAATATTGTTATTAATTTGGGTGAGTTTAAGATATTTAAGAATAGAGATGAGGAGATATTAGCAGTTGTATGTGGCATTGCTTTAAATAAATATAAGTATGTTATCATGTTCTAA
- the nusA gene encoding transcription termination factor NusA, with protein MIKGTGQMIFNIANERGMSVDAIRKTVKESIVIAYKKYFGTSENALIKFDEDTGDLVVYSKKKIVEEVKDDVLEILEDDAREFKVIEDGYAYVEIDPKIFDRLSIQVAKQRTKSDLQGIEDNELYLEFKNKLNKIIIGYVQQNRNGDLYVNLGSTDGVMPKKYQSPREVYGLNEKIRVLVHGVKKGRNGIEVVLSRTHPKFIEELLTLEIPEIEEGIIKIHKIVRDPGYRTKIAVYTDKEEIDPVGPCIGQKGVRIQSVIKELEGEKIDVIPYSKDVKEFIRDALTPAKVDHVYLLDEDLHKALVVVSDEQLSLAIGKMGQNVRLANRLLDWAIDVKTSKQFAEMKASGEFKKETFEMFDKIIQETVQEDEFEEINKISELKILSDDVIDRVIEAGLNGIDDFLEASEEKLLSLGVSYEKQDEINKILKEGMVIISNDDESIERIKEEEELLCPECGTVINENMTFCPGCKIGLSFEFEEE; from the coding sequence ATGATAAAGGGCACTGGCCAAATGATATTCAATATTGCGAATGAGCGAGGGATGAGTGTAGATGCTATTCGGAAGACAGTTAAGGAATCTATAGTAATAGCTTATAAGAAGTATTTTGGAACGAGCGAAAATGCTTTAATTAAATTTGATGAGGACACTGGAGATTTAGTAGTTTATTCAAAAAAAAAGATTGTAGAAGAAGTTAAGGATGATGTACTTGAAATATTGGAAGATGATGCTAGGGAATTTAAAGTAATAGAAGATGGGTATGCTTATGTTGAGATTGATCCTAAGATTTTTGACAGACTTTCAATTCAAGTTGCTAAGCAGAGAACTAAAAGTGATCTGCAGGGAATTGAAGATAATGAACTTTATTTAGAGTTTAAGAATAAGTTAAATAAGATTATTATTGGCTATGTTCAGCAGAATAGGAATGGAGATCTTTATGTTAATCTTGGGAGCACGGACGGTGTTATGCCTAAGAAGTATCAATCTCCGAGGGAAGTTTATGGACTTAATGAGAAAATTCGAGTTCTTGTTCATGGCGTAAAGAAGGGTAGGAATGGAATAGAGGTGGTTTTATCAAGAACTCATCCTAAATTTATTGAGGAGCTTCTTACTCTTGAAATACCTGAGATTGAAGAGGGTATTATTAAGATACATAAGATAGTTAGGGATCCGGGTTATAGAACTAAGATTGCTGTTTATACTGATAAGGAAGAAATTGATCCTGTAGGTCCTTGTATTGGACAAAAGGGAGTTAGGATTCAATCTGTCATTAAGGAACTTGAGGGTGAGAAAATAGATGTTATCCCTTATTCTAAAGATGTTAAAGAGTTTATTAGAGATGCTTTGACTCCTGCAAAGGTAGATCATGTGTATCTCCTTGATGAAGATTTGCATAAAGCTTTAGTAGTTGTTAGTGATGAACAGCTGTCACTTGCAATAGGTAAAATGGGGCAGAATGTTAGACTTGCAAATAGGTTACTTGATTGGGCAATTGATGTTAAGACTAGTAAACAGTTTGCAGAAATGAAGGCAAGCGGAGAGTTTAAAAAAGAGACTTTCGAGATGTTTGATAAAATTATTCAAGAGACTGTCCAGGAAGATGAATTTGAGGAAATAAATAAAATTAGTGAACTTAAGATTCTTAGTGACGATGTTATTGATAGAGTAATTGAAGCAGGTCTTAATGGGATTGATGACTTTTTGGAGGCTAGTGAGGAAAAGCTTTTGAGTCTTGGGGTAAGCTATGAAAAACAAGATGAAATAAATAAGATATTAAAGGAAGGAATGGTAATAATTTCTAACGATGATGAGTCCATTGAGAGAATAAAAGAGGAAGAAGAATTACTTTGTCCTGAGTGTGGGACTGTTATTAATGAAAATATGACTTTTTGTCCAGGTTGTAAAATAGGACTCAGCTTTGAGTTTGAAGAGGAGTAA
- the infB gene encoding translation initiation factor IF-2 has translation MSENIDDRNEDDKKIKVVKLRKKVVKVVTRPDRKIDANESRSDFASPSNSYKKQEPGRNYGHNREFSGGHSYGNGNRSGDRTSNARGTFSRDNTGNQQQGNRGGYSGRNYGHNREFSGGHSYGNGNRSGERPSNVRGTFSRDNTGNQQQGNRGGYSGRNYGHNRDSNSGTQPQTFRRVIRAKVVSNVVPAPVDSDNKGINRKLGEKKKQQQESQKSYKRKKEETEIKTIEQKVFEQLQKKKKENLASSIPKSIDIMGTITVAELAKKMNLKSSDLITKLMSLGVMATINEKIDSDTATILVEEYGSKVNVVSIYDETIIEAEKEDESQRVEKPPVITIMGHVDHGKTRLLSVLQNIDINQTETGGITQHIGAYTISYNKHEITFLDTPGHEAFTMMRSRGARVTDIVVLVVSAVDGVMPQTIEAINHAKDAKVPIIVAINKIDLPDSNLDRVKHQLSEYELVPEDWGGNTIFVSISALKNIGISKLLDMIILQSEVMALKANPNKRATGRILDARVDLGRGVICSVIIEDGTLSVGDSFVGGIYHGKVRALINERGVSVKSVGPAKAISVLGFSSIPQAGDPFQVTKTEKEAKLISSKRQDLKKYENARNVKKITISNLYDSIKEGELRELKIILKADVQGSVEALKHSLEKLTNNELRVKVIHSSAGAITETDISFAAASEAIIIGFHVRPTAKAQMLADQEKVEIRKYNIIYDAINDIKSVLEGMLEPDIEQKFIGFAEVRAVISVPKVGVVAGCYVSQGLIKRDAITNVMREGFQIHSGKISSLKRFKDDVKEVSAQYECGIMIDNYFNIKEGDIIEAFEVKKVKRRLGS, from the coding sequence TTGTCAGAGAATATTGATGATAGAAATGAAGATGATAAAAAAATTAAAGTAGTAAAGTTACGTAAGAAGGTAGTAAAGGTTGTAACTCGCCCAGATAGGAAGATAGATGCAAATGAATCTAGGAGTGATTTTGCAAGTCCTTCAAATTCATATAAAAAACAAGAACCTGGCAGGAATTATGGACATAATAGGGAATTTAGTGGTGGTCATTCTTATGGTAATGGTAATAGGAGTGGTGATAGAACTTCTAATGCGCGAGGAACATTTAGTAGGGATAATACAGGGAATCAGCAACAAGGGAATAGGGGAGGATATTCTGGCAGGAATTATGGACATAATAGGGAATTTAGTGGTGGTCATTCTTATGGTAATGGTAATAGGAGCGGAGAGAGACCATCTAATGTGCGAGGAACATTTAGTAGGGATAATACAGGGAATCAGCAACAGGGAAATAGGGGAGGATATTCTGGTAGGAATTATGGACATAATAGAGATTCTAATAGTGGAACTCAACCTCAGACTTTTAGACGAGTAATAAGAGCTAAGGTTGTATCTAATGTTGTACCAGCGCCTGTTGATTCTGATAACAAGGGAATTAATAGGAAGCTTGGAGAGAAAAAGAAACAACAACAGGAAAGTCAAAAAAGTTATAAGCGAAAAAAGGAAGAAACTGAGATTAAGACAATAGAGCAAAAAGTCTTTGAACAGCTTCAGAAAAAAAAGAAAGAAAATTTGGCAAGTTCAATTCCTAAATCAATTGATATTATGGGAACTATTACTGTAGCAGAGCTTGCAAAGAAGATGAATTTAAAATCTTCAGATTTAATTACTAAATTAATGTCTTTAGGTGTAATGGCAACTATTAATGAGAAGATTGACTCTGACACTGCTACTATTTTAGTTGAAGAATATGGATCTAAGGTTAATGTGGTGTCAATTTATGATGAAACAATTATAGAGGCAGAGAAAGAAGATGAAAGTCAGAGAGTTGAAAAACCTCCTGTTATTACCATAATGGGACATGTTGATCACGGTAAGACTAGACTTCTGTCGGTTTTGCAAAATATTGACATAAATCAAACAGAAACAGGGGGGATTACTCAACATATTGGAGCTTATACTATTAGTTACAATAAACATGAAATAACATTCTTAGATACACCAGGGCATGAGGCTTTTACAATGATGAGGAGCCGTGGAGCTCGGGTTACAGACATTGTAGTGCTTGTTGTCTCAGCGGTGGATGGTGTTATGCCTCAGACTATTGAGGCTATTAATCATGCTAAGGATGCAAAAGTTCCAATTATAGTTGCGATTAATAAAATAGATTTACCAGACTCGAATTTGGATAGGGTTAAACATCAGCTCTCGGAGTATGAACTTGTACCTGAAGATTGGGGAGGAAATACAATTTTTGTTTCAATTTCGGCACTTAAGAATATTGGTATTTCAAAACTTCTTGATATGATTATTTTGCAATCTGAAGTAATGGCATTGAAGGCAAATCCAAATAAGAGAGCTACTGGTAGGATACTTGATGCTAGAGTTGATTTGGGACGTGGAGTAATTTGTTCTGTAATCATTGAAGATGGGACTCTTTCTGTAGGAGATTCTTTTGTTGGTGGAATATATCATGGTAAAGTTAGGGCATTGATAAATGAGAGAGGAGTGTCTGTTAAGAGTGTTGGACCTGCAAAAGCTATTAGTGTTTTAGGTTTTTCTTCTATTCCTCAGGCTGGGGATCCGTTTCAGGTAACAAAGACGGAAAAAGAAGCTAAGTTAATTAGCTCTAAGAGGCAAGATCTTAAGAAGTATGAAAATGCTAGGAATGTTAAGAAAATTACTATATCAAATCTTTATGATTCAATTAAAGAAGGAGAACTAAGGGAACTTAAGATAATTTTAAAGGCAGATGTACAAGGATCTGTTGAGGCTTTAAAGCATTCTCTTGAAAAGTTGACCAACAATGAACTTAGGGTAAAGGTTATTCATTCATCAGCTGGGGCAATAACAGAGACAGATATTAGTTTTGCAGCTGCAAGTGAGGCTATTATTATTGGGTTTCATGTAAGACCTACAGCAAAGGCACAGATGTTAGCTGATCAAGAAAAAGTTGAAATTAGAAAATATAATATAATTTATGATGCAATAAATGATATTAAGTCAGTACTTGAAGGAATGCTTGAGCCGGATATTGAACAAAAATTTATTGGATTTGCTGAAGTTCGTGCTGTTATTAGCGTTCCTAAGGTTGGAGTAGTGGCTGGATGCTATGTTTCACAAGGATTGATAAAAAGAGATGCTATAACTAATGTTATGAGAGAAGGGTTTCAGATACATTCTGGAAAGATTTCTTCGCTAAAGAGATTTAAAGATGATGTCAAGGAAGTTAGTGCACAGTATGAGTGTGGAATTATGATTGATAATTATTTTAATATTAAGGAAGGAGATATCATTGAAGCATTTGAGGTTAAGAAGGTAAAAAGACGCCTTGGATCTTAA
- a CDS encoding LptF/LptG family permease — protein sequence MRVDKLFVKNITLTFLFMNFLFMILIVLGDLFVNLLSYLENKLSVNDIIYVYYLYLPKSFSDGVALSFLFAVSNLIGNLSMRNEIIGLFSCGISLSRILRPIIVISIVISIILFFFDNYLVIDTVTQRDAFLKNSMGKGSSDRTVIIRDFAREIYNIRYYNIDNDTISNLIIILRDNNDVFNKRYDVSKAEWVDNKWNLYGVREFSKIGREVVENFYESLDGKGIVNLEPEYVKIVMLSSKTLNFSKLISWIGSLKVENLDYSEALFDFLNRIFFSFRLILLSFTVGFISLALRKNIFILSLLNSIAFAVVYVISIVIFNFLADLGYLPITVASSFTTVLFLIINFVIYKFVRK from the coding sequence ATGAGAGTAGATAAACTTTTTGTAAAGAATATAACATTGACTTTTCTATTTATGAATTTTCTTTTCATGATCTTGATTGTGCTTGGGGATTTATTTGTAAATCTTTTAAGTTATCTTGAGAATAAACTTAGTGTTAATGATATTATTTATGTTTATTATTTATATCTACCAAAATCTTTCTCAGATGGAGTAGCTTTATCTTTTCTTTTTGCTGTTTCTAATCTTATTGGCAATCTTTCTATGAGAAATGAAATAATAGGACTTTTTAGTTGTGGAATTTCTCTTTCTAGGATATTAAGGCCAATAATTGTAATTAGTATTGTAATATCAATAATTCTCTTTTTTTTTGATAATTATTTGGTCATAGATACTGTTACTCAAAGAGATGCTTTTCTTAAAAATAGCATGGGAAAAGGTTCTAGTGATAGAACTGTAATAATTAGAGATTTTGCAAGGGAAATATACAATATTAGATATTACAATATCGATAATGATACTATTTCTAATTTAATAATTATTTTAAGAGATAATAATGATGTTTTTAATAAAAGGTATGATGTGAGTAAGGCTGAGTGGGTTGATAATAAGTGGAATCTTTATGGTGTGAGAGAATTTTCTAAGATTGGGAGAGAGGTTGTAGAAAATTTTTATGAGAGTCTTGATGGAAAGGGGATTGTTAATCTAGAACCTGAATATGTTAAAATAGTGATGTTGTCTTCAAAGACATTGAATTTCTCAAAACTTATTAGTTGGATTGGATCCCTTAAGGTAGAAAATTTAGATTATTCTGAGGCTTTATTTGATTTTTTAAATAGGATATTTTTTTCATTTAGATTAATACTTTTGAGTTTTACTGTTGGTTTCATAAGTCTTGCTTTAAGAAAAAATATTTTTATACTGAGTTTATTAAATAGTATTGCATTTGCAGTTGTATATGTTATTTCAATTGTGATTTTTAACTTTTTAGCTGATCTTGGTTATTTGCCCATAACAGTTGCAAGTTCATTTACTACTGTGTTGTTTCTTATTATTAATTTTGTTATTTATAAGTTTGTTCGTAAATAG